One region of Mus musculus strain C57BL/6J chromosome 15, GRCm38.p6 C57BL/6J genomic DNA includes:
- the Ncaph2 gene encoding condensin-2 complex subunit H2 isoform X1: MWRCALLTSCSPSGISLRTGRWTWRHSWLDQICISFDEGKTTMNFIEAALLIQGSACVYSKKVEYLYSLVYQALDFISGKRRAKQLSLVQEDGSKKTVNSETPCETENEFLSLDDFPDSRANVDLKNDQASSELLIIPLLPMALVAPDEVEKNSSPLYSCQGDILASRKDFRMNTCMPNPRGCFMLDPVGMCPVEPVVPVEPYPMSRSQKDPEDAEEQPMEVSRNGSPVPVPDISQEPDGPALSGGEEDAEDGAEPLEVALEPAEPRTSQQSAILPRRYMLRERQGAPEPASRLQETPDPWQSLDPFDSLESKVFQKGKPYSVPPGVEEAPGQKRKRKGATKLQDFHKWYLDAYAEHPDGRRARRKGPTFADMEVLYWKHVKEQLETLQKLRRRKINERWLPGAKQDLWPTEEDRLEESLEDLGVAADDFLEPEEYVEEPAGVMPEEAADLDAEAMPESLRYEELVRRNVELFIATSQKFIQETELSQRIRDWEDTIQPLLQEQEQHVPFDIHIYGDQLASRFPQLNEWCPFSELVAGQPAFEVCRSMLASLQLANDYTVEITQQPGLEAAVDTMSLRLLTHQRAHTRFQTYAAPSMAQP, encoded by the exons ATGTGGAGGTGCGCTTTGCTCACCTCTTGCAGCCCATCCGGGATCTCACTAAGAACTGGGAGGTGGACGTGGCGGCACAGCTGG CTGGACCAGATCTGCATTTCTTTTGATGAAGGCAAAACCACAATGAACTTCATTGAGGCAGCACTGTTGATCCAGGGCTCAGCCTGTGTCTACAGTAAGAAG GTGGAGTACCTCTACTCGCTGGTCTACCAGGCTCTCGATTTTATTTCTGGCAAGAG GCGGGCCAAACAGCTCTCCTTAGTTCAGGAAGATGGGAGCAAGAAGACTGTCAACTCAGAGACTCCCTGTGAAACAGAGAATGAG TTCCTGTCACTGGACGACTTCCCTGACTCCCGGGCTAATGTGGATCTGAAAAATGATCAGGCATCCAGT GAGCTGCTTATCATACCCCTACTGCCCATGGCCCTGGTGGCCCCTGATGAAGTGGAAAAGAACAGCAGCCCCTTGTATAG CTGTCAGGGTGACATCTTGGCCAGCCGGAAGGATTTCAGGATGAACACGTGTATGCCTAACCCCAGAGGCTGCTTTATGTTAGATCCAGTGGGAATGTGTCCTGTGGAGCCTGTGGTGCCCGTGGAGCCATACCCCATGTCAAGGAGCCAGAAAG ATCCTGAGGACGCTGAGGAGCAGCCCATGGAAGTGTCTAGGAACGGGAGTCCTGTTCCTGTACCCGACATCTCCCAAGAGCCAG ATGGTCCAGCGCTCAGCGGTGGAGAGGAGGATGCAGAGGATGGAGCAGAGCCCCTGGAGGTTGCTCTAGAGCCTGCAGAGCCAAGGACCTCACAGCAG AGTGCCATCTTGCCAAGGAGATACATGCTGCGGGAACGACAAGGGGCACCGGAGCCTGCCTCCCGGCTACAG GAGACCCCAGACCCCTGGCAGAGCCTGGACCCTTTTGACTCCTTGGAATCTAAGGTCTTCCAGAAAG ggAAACCCTATTCTGTGCCACCCGGTGTGGAGGAGGCTCCAGGACAGAAGCGCAAGAGGAAGGGTGCCACCAAGTTGCAGGACTTCCACAAGTGGTACCTGGATGCCT ATGCTGAACACCCTGACGGCAGGAGGGCTCGGCGGAAGGGCCCAACCTTTGCAG ACATGGAAGTCCTGTACTGGAAACATGTGAAAGAACAGCTCGAGACCCTTCAGAAGCTGCGGAGACGTAAG ATCAACGAGAGATGGCTACCTGGGGCCAAGCAGGATCTGTGGCCTACAGAGGAGGATCGCTTGGAAGAGTCCCTCGAGGACCTCGGGGTAGCAG CAGATGACTTTCTAGAGCCCGAGGAGTACGTGGAGGAGCCTGCGGGGGTGATGCCCGAGGAAGCTGCTGACCTCG atgcagaggccatgccaGAGTCCCTGAGATACGAGGAGCTGGTCCGGAGAAATGTG GAACTCTTCATTGCCACCTCCCAGAAGTTtatccaggagacagagctgagccaACGCATCAGGGACTGGGAAGATACCATCCAGCCCCTGCTCCAGGAGCAG gagcagcatgTGCCCTTTGATATCCATATCTACGGGGACCAGTTGGCTTCACGGTTCCCCCAGCTCAATGAATGGTGTCCCTTTTCAGAGCTTGTAGCAGGGCAGCCTGCTTTTGAGGTGTGCCGCTCCATGCTGGCCTCCTTGCAACTG GCTAATGACTACACAGTGGAGATCACTCAGCAGCCAGGACTGGAGGCAGCTGTGGACACAATGTCTCTGAGACTGCTCACACACCAGCGAGCCCACACCCGCTTCCAGACCTATGCTGCACCATCCATGGCCCAGCCTTGA
- the Ncaph2 gene encoding condensin-2 complex subunit H2 isoform X2, with translation MEDVELDQICISFDEGKTTMNFIEAALLIQGSACVYSKKVEYLYSLVYQALDFISGKRRAKQLSLVQEDGSKKTVNSETPCETENEFLSLDDFPDSRANVDLKNDQASSELLIIPLLPMALVAPDEVEKNSSPLYSCQGDILASRKDFRMNTCMPNPRGCFMLDPVGMCPVEPVVPVEPYPMSRSQKDPEDAEEQPMEVSRNGSPVPVPDISQEPDGPALSGGEEDAEDGAEPLEVALEPAEPRTSQQSAILPRRYMLRERQGAPEPASRLQETPDPWQSLDPFDSLESKVFQKGKPYSVPPGVEEAPGQKRKRKGATKLQDFHKWYLDAYAEHPDGRRARRKGPTFADMEVLYWKHVKEQLETLQKLRRRKINERWLPGAKQDLWPTEEDRLEESLEDLGVAADDFLEPEEYVEEPAGVMPEEAADLDAEAMPESLRYEELVRRNVELFIATSQKFIQETELSQRIRDWEDTIQPLLQEQEQHVPFDIHIYGDQLASRFPQLNEWCPFSELVAGQPAFEVCRSMLASLQLANDYTVEITQQPGLEAAVDTMSLRLLTHQRAHTRFQTYAAPSMAQP, from the exons ATGGAGGATGTGGAG CTGGACCAGATCTGCATTTCTTTTGATGAAGGCAAAACCACAATGAACTTCATTGAGGCAGCACTGTTGATCCAGGGCTCAGCCTGTGTCTACAGTAAGAAG GTGGAGTACCTCTACTCGCTGGTCTACCAGGCTCTCGATTTTATTTCTGGCAAGAG GCGGGCCAAACAGCTCTCCTTAGTTCAGGAAGATGGGAGCAAGAAGACTGTCAACTCAGAGACTCCCTGTGAAACAGAGAATGAG TTCCTGTCACTGGACGACTTCCCTGACTCCCGGGCTAATGTGGATCTGAAAAATGATCAGGCATCCAGT GAGCTGCTTATCATACCCCTACTGCCCATGGCCCTGGTGGCCCCTGATGAAGTGGAAAAGAACAGCAGCCCCTTGTATAG CTGTCAGGGTGACATCTTGGCCAGCCGGAAGGATTTCAGGATGAACACGTGTATGCCTAACCCCAGAGGCTGCTTTATGTTAGATCCAGTGGGAATGTGTCCTGTGGAGCCTGTGGTGCCCGTGGAGCCATACCCCATGTCAAGGAGCCAGAAAG ATCCTGAGGACGCTGAGGAGCAGCCCATGGAAGTGTCTAGGAACGGGAGTCCTGTTCCTGTACCCGACATCTCCCAAGAGCCAG ATGGTCCAGCGCTCAGCGGTGGAGAGGAGGATGCAGAGGATGGAGCAGAGCCCCTGGAGGTTGCTCTAGAGCCTGCAGAGCCAAGGACCTCACAGCAG AGTGCCATCTTGCCAAGGAGATACATGCTGCGGGAACGACAAGGGGCACCGGAGCCTGCCTCCCGGCTACAG GAGACCCCAGACCCCTGGCAGAGCCTGGACCCTTTTGACTCCTTGGAATCTAAGGTCTTCCAGAAAG ggAAACCCTATTCTGTGCCACCCGGTGTGGAGGAGGCTCCAGGACAGAAGCGCAAGAGGAAGGGTGCCACCAAGTTGCAGGACTTCCACAAGTGGTACCTGGATGCCT ATGCTGAACACCCTGACGGCAGGAGGGCTCGGCGGAAGGGCCCAACCTTTGCAG ACATGGAAGTCCTGTACTGGAAACATGTGAAAGAACAGCTCGAGACCCTTCAGAAGCTGCGGAGACGTAAG ATCAACGAGAGATGGCTACCTGGGGCCAAGCAGGATCTGTGGCCTACAGAGGAGGATCGCTTGGAAGAGTCCCTCGAGGACCTCGGGGTAGCAG CAGATGACTTTCTAGAGCCCGAGGAGTACGTGGAGGAGCCTGCGGGGGTGATGCCCGAGGAAGCTGCTGACCTCG atgcagaggccatgccaGAGTCCCTGAGATACGAGGAGCTGGTCCGGAGAAATGTG GAACTCTTCATTGCCACCTCCCAGAAGTTtatccaggagacagagctgagccaACGCATCAGGGACTGGGAAGATACCATCCAGCCCCTGCTCCAGGAGCAG gagcagcatgTGCCCTTTGATATCCATATCTACGGGGACCAGTTGGCTTCACGGTTCCCCCAGCTCAATGAATGGTGTCCCTTTTCAGAGCTTGTAGCAGGGCAGCCTGCTTTTGAGGTGTGCCGCTCCATGCTGGCCTCCTTGCAACTG GCTAATGACTACACAGTGGAGATCACTCAGCAGCCAGGACTGGAGGCAGCTGTGGACACAATGTCTCTGAGACTGCTCACACACCAGCGAGCCCACACCCGCTTCCAGACCTATGCTGCACCATCCATGGCCCAGCCTTGA
- the Sco2 gene encoding protein SCO2 homolog, mitochondrial: MLLALGPKAWPKLSQFKPLLRISGGETLHRNSRHWAGQGQRQGPGLRTRLLITALFGAGLGWAWLAARAEKEQWRQQQRTEALRQAAVGQGDFSLLDHKGQPRCKADFRGQWVLMYFGFTHCPDICPDELEKLVQVVRKLEAEPDLPLVQPVFITVDPERDDVAAMARYVQEFHPRLLGLTGSTEQVAHASRNYRVYYSAGPKDEDQDYIVDHSIAIYLLNPDGLFTDYYGRSRSAEQIVESIRRHIAAFHSVLP, translated from the coding sequence ATGCTACTGGCTCTAGGGCCCAAAGCTTGGCCCAAGCTCTCTCAGTTCAAACCCCTCCTCAGGATCTCAGGAGGTGAAACTCTGCATAGAAATTCCCGACACTGGGCAGGGCAGGGCCAGCGCCAAGGCCCTGGGCTAAGAACTAGACTGCTGATCACAGCCCTGTTTGGGGCTGGGCTAGGCTGGGCCTGGCTGGCCGCGAGGGCTGAGAAGGAACAGTGGCGCCAACAGCAGCGTACAGAGGCCCTGCGCCAGGCTGCTGTGGGCCAGGGTGACTTCAGCCTACTAGACCACAAAGGCCAGCCTCGATGCAAAGCCGACTTCCGAGGCCAGTGGGTGCTGATGTACTTCGGTTTTACTCACTGCCCTGATATTTGCCCCGATGAGCTGGAAAAGCTAGTGCAGGTGGTGCGGAAGCTAGAGGCGGAGCCTGACCTGCCCCTGGTGCAGCCTGTCTTCATCACTGTGGACCCAGAACGAGATGACGTGGCAGCCATGGCCCGCTATGTGCAAGAATTCCACCCAAGACTGTTAGGTCTGACCGGTTCTACAGAACAGGTGGCCCATGCTAGTCGCAACTACCGCGTATACTACAGCGCTGGGCCTAAGGATGAGGACCAGGACTACATTGTGGACCACTCCATTGCCATCTATCTGCTCAACCCTGATGGTCTTTTCACCGATTACTATGGTCGCAGCAGGTCAGCAGAGCAGATCGTAGAGAGTATACGTCGGCACATAGCTGCCTTCCACAGTGTCTTGCCCTGA
- the Ncaph2 gene encoding condensin-2 complex subunit H2 isoform c (isoform c is encoded by transcript variant 3), with amino-acid sequence MEDVEVRFAHLLQPIRDLTKNWEVDVAAQLGEYLEELDQICISFDEGKTTMNFIEAALLIQGSACVYSKKVEYLYSLVYQALDFISGKRRAKQLSLVQEDGSKKTVNSETPCETENEFLSLDDFPDSRANVDLKNDQASSELLIIPLLPMALVAPDEVEKNSSPLYSCQGDILASRKDFRMNTCMPNPRGCFMLDPVGMCPVEPVVPVEPYPMSRSQKDPEDAEEQPMEVSRNGSPVPVPDISQEPDGPALSGGEEDAEDGAEPLEVALEPAEPRTSQQSAILPRRYMLRERQGAPEPASRLQETPDPWQSLDPFDSLESKVFQKGKPYSVPPGVEEAPGQKRKRKGATKLQDFHKWYLDAYAEHPDGRRARRKGPTFADMEVLYWKHVKEQLETLQKLRRRKINERWLPGAKQDLWPTEEDRLEESLEDLGVAADDFLEPEEYVEEPAGVMPEEAADLDAEAMPESLRYEELVRRNVELFIATSQKFIQETELSQRIRDWEDTIQPLLQEQEQHVPFDIHIYGDQLASRFPQLNEWCPFSELVAGQPAFEVCRSMLASLQLANDYTVEITQQPGLEAAVDTMSLRLLTHQRAHTRFQTYAAPSMAQP; translated from the exons ATGGAGGATGTGGAGGTGCGCTTTGCTCACCTCTTGCAGCCCATCCGGGATCTCACTAAGAACTGGGAGGTGGACGTGGCGGCACAGCTGGGCGAGTATCTGGAGGAG CTGGACCAGATCTGCATTTCTTTTGATGAAGGCAAAACCACAATGAACTTCATTGAGGCAGCACTGTTGATCCAGGGCTCAGCCTGTGTCTACAGTAAGAAG GTGGAGTACCTCTACTCGCTGGTCTACCAGGCTCTCGATTTTATTTCTGGCAAGAG GCGGGCCAAACAGCTCTCCTTAGTTCAGGAAGATGGGAGCAAGAAGACTGTCAACTCAGAGACTCCCTGTGAAACAGAGAATGAG TTCCTGTCACTGGACGACTTCCCTGACTCCCGGGCTAATGTGGATCTGAAAAATGATCAGGCATCCAGT GAGCTGCTTATCATACCCCTACTGCCCATGGCCCTGGTGGCCCCTGATGAAGTGGAAAAGAACAGCAGCCCCTTGTATAG CTGTCAGGGTGACATCTTGGCCAGCCGGAAGGATTTCAGGATGAACACGTGTATGCCTAACCCCAGAGGCTGCTTTATGTTAGATCCAGTGGGAATGTGTCCTGTGGAGCCTGTGGTGCCCGTGGAGCCATACCCCATGTCAAGGAGCCAGAAAG ATCCTGAGGACGCTGAGGAGCAGCCCATGGAAGTGTCTAGGAACGGGAGTCCTGTTCCTGTACCCGACATCTCCCAAGAGCCAG ATGGTCCAGCGCTCAGCGGTGGAGAGGAGGATGCAGAGGATGGAGCAGAGCCCCTGGAGGTTGCTCTAGAGCCTGCAGAGCCAAGGACCTCACAGCAG AGTGCCATCTTGCCAAGGAGATACATGCTGCGGGAACGACAAGGGGCACCGGAGCCTGCCTCCCGGCTACAG GAGACCCCAGACCCCTGGCAGAGCCTGGACCCTTTTGACTCCTTGGAATCTAAGGTCTTCCAGAAAG ggAAACCCTATTCTGTGCCACCCGGTGTGGAGGAGGCTCCAGGACAGAAGCGCAAGAGGAAGGGTGCCACCAAGTTGCAGGACTTCCACAAGTGGTACCTGGATGCCT ATGCTGAACACCCTGACGGCAGGAGGGCTCGGCGGAAGGGCCCAACCTTTGCAG ACATGGAAGTCCTGTACTGGAAACATGTGAAAGAACAGCTCGAGACCCTTCAGAAGCTGCGGAGACGTAAG ATCAACGAGAGATGGCTACCTGGGGCCAAGCAGGATCTGTGGCCTACAGAGGAGGATCGCTTGGAAGAGTCCCTCGAGGACCTCGGGGTAGCAG CAGATGACTTTCTAGAGCCCGAGGAGTACGTGGAGGAGCCTGCGGGGGTGATGCCCGAGGAAGCTGCTGACCTCG atgcagaggccatgccaGAGTCCCTGAGATACGAGGAGCTGGTCCGGAGAAATGTG GAACTCTTCATTGCCACCTCCCAGAAGTTtatccaggagacagagctgagccaACGCATCAGGGACTGGGAAGATACCATCCAGCCCCTGCTCCAGGAGCAG gagcagcatgTGCCCTTTGATATCCATATCTACGGGGACCAGTTGGCTTCACGGTTCCCCCAGCTCAATGAATGGTGTCCCTTTTCAGAGCTTGTAGCAGGGCAGCCTGCTTTTGAGGTGTGCCGCTCCATGCTGGCCTCCTTGCAACTG GCTAATGACTACACAGTGGAGATCACTCAGCAGCCAGGACTGGAGGCAGCTGTGGACACAATGTCTCTGAGACTGCTCACACACCAGCGAGCCCACACCCGCTTCCAGACCTATGCTGCACCATCCATGGCCCAGCCTTGA
- the Ncaph2 gene encoding condensin-2 complex subunit H2 isoform a (isoform a is encoded by transcript variant 1), which translates to MEDVEVRFAHLLQPIRDLTKNWEVDVAAQLGEYLEELDQICISFDEGKTTMNFIEAALLIQGSACVYSKKVEYLYSLVYQALDFISGKRRAKQLSLVQEDGSKKTVNSETPCETENEFLSLDDFPDSRANVDLKNDQASSELLIIPLLPMALVAPDEVEKNSSPLYSCQGDILASRKDFRMNTCMPNPRGCFMLDPVGMCPVEPVVPVEPYPMSRSQKDPEDAEEQPMEVSRNGSPVPVPDISQEPDGPALSGGEEDAEDGAEPLEVALEPAEPRTSQQSAILPRRYMLRERQGAPEPASRLQETPDPWQSLDPFDSLESKVFQKGKPYSVPPGVEEAPGQKRKRKGATKLQDFHKWYLDAYAEHPDGRRARRKGPTFADMEVLYWKHVKEQLETLQKLRRRKINERWLPGAKQDLWPTEEDRLEESLEDLGVADDFLEPEEYVEEPAGVMPEEAADLDAEAMPESLRYEELVRRNVELFIATSQKFIQETELSQRIRDWEDTIQPLLQEQEQHVPFDIHIYGDQLASRFPQLNEWCPFSELVAGQPAFEVCRSMLASLQLANDYTVEITQQPGLEAAVDTMSLRLLTHQRAHTRFQTYAAPSMAQP; encoded by the exons ATGGAGGATGTGGAGGTGCGCTTTGCTCACCTCTTGCAGCCCATCCGGGATCTCACTAAGAACTGGGAGGTGGACGTGGCGGCACAGCTGGGCGAGTATCTGGAGGAG CTGGACCAGATCTGCATTTCTTTTGATGAAGGCAAAACCACAATGAACTTCATTGAGGCAGCACTGTTGATCCAGGGCTCAGCCTGTGTCTACAGTAAGAAG GTGGAGTACCTCTACTCGCTGGTCTACCAGGCTCTCGATTTTATTTCTGGCAAGAG GCGGGCCAAACAGCTCTCCTTAGTTCAGGAAGATGGGAGCAAGAAGACTGTCAACTCAGAGACTCCCTGTGAAACAGAGAATGAG TTCCTGTCACTGGACGACTTCCCTGACTCCCGGGCTAATGTGGATCTGAAAAATGATCAGGCATCCAGT GAGCTGCTTATCATACCCCTACTGCCCATGGCCCTGGTGGCCCCTGATGAAGTGGAAAAGAACAGCAGCCCCTTGTATAG CTGTCAGGGTGACATCTTGGCCAGCCGGAAGGATTTCAGGATGAACACGTGTATGCCTAACCCCAGAGGCTGCTTTATGTTAGATCCAGTGGGAATGTGTCCTGTGGAGCCTGTGGTGCCCGTGGAGCCATACCCCATGTCAAGGAGCCAGAAAG ATCCTGAGGACGCTGAGGAGCAGCCCATGGAAGTGTCTAGGAACGGGAGTCCTGTTCCTGTACCCGACATCTCCCAAGAGCCAG ATGGTCCAGCGCTCAGCGGTGGAGAGGAGGATGCAGAGGATGGAGCAGAGCCCCTGGAGGTTGCTCTAGAGCCTGCAGAGCCAAGGACCTCACAGCAG AGTGCCATCTTGCCAAGGAGATACATGCTGCGGGAACGACAAGGGGCACCGGAGCCTGCCTCCCGGCTACAG GAGACCCCAGACCCCTGGCAGAGCCTGGACCCTTTTGACTCCTTGGAATCTAAGGTCTTCCAGAAAG ggAAACCCTATTCTGTGCCACCCGGTGTGGAGGAGGCTCCAGGACAGAAGCGCAAGAGGAAGGGTGCCACCAAGTTGCAGGACTTCCACAAGTGGTACCTGGATGCCT ATGCTGAACACCCTGACGGCAGGAGGGCTCGGCGGAAGGGCCCAACCTTTGCAG ACATGGAAGTCCTGTACTGGAAACATGTGAAAGAACAGCTCGAGACCCTTCAGAAGCTGCGGAGACGTAAG ATCAACGAGAGATGGCTACCTGGGGCCAAGCAGGATCTGTGGCCTACAGAGGAGGATCGCTTGGAAGAGTCCCTCGAGGACCTCGGGGTAGCAG ATGACTTTCTAGAGCCCGAGGAGTACGTGGAGGAGCCTGCGGGGGTGATGCCCGAGGAAGCTGCTGACCTCG atgcagaggccatgccaGAGTCCCTGAGATACGAGGAGCTGGTCCGGAGAAATGTG GAACTCTTCATTGCCACCTCCCAGAAGTTtatccaggagacagagctgagccaACGCATCAGGGACTGGGAAGATACCATCCAGCCCCTGCTCCAGGAGCAG gagcagcatgTGCCCTTTGATATCCATATCTACGGGGACCAGTTGGCTTCACGGTTCCCCCAGCTCAATGAATGGTGTCCCTTTTCAGAGCTTGTAGCAGGGCAGCCTGCTTTTGAGGTGTGCCGCTCCATGCTGGCCTCCTTGCAACTG GCTAATGACTACACAGTGGAGATCACTCAGCAGCCAGGACTGGAGGCAGCTGTGGACACAATGTCTCTGAGACTGCTCACACACCAGCGAGCCCACACCCGCTTCCAGACCTATGCTGCACCATCCATGGCCCAGCCTTGA
- the Ncaph2 gene encoding condensin-2 complex subunit H2 isoform d (isoform d is encoded by transcript variant 4): MEDVELDQICISFDEGKTTMNFIEAALLIQGSACVYSKKVEYLYSLVYQALDFISGKRRAKQLSLVQEDGSKKTVNSETPCETENEFLSLDDFPDSRANVDLKNDQASSELLIIPLLPMALVAPDEVEKNSSPLYSCQGDILASRKDFRMNTCMPNPRGCFMLDPVGMCPVEPVVPVEPYPMSRSQKDPEDAEEQPMEVSRNGSPVPVPDISQEPDGPALSGGEEDAEDGAEPLEVALEPAEPRTSQQSAILPRRYMLRERQGAPEPASRLQETPDPWQSLDPFDSLESKVFQKGKPYSVPPGVEEAPGQKRKRKGATKLQDFHKWYLDAYAEHPDGRRARRKGPTFADMEVLYWKHVKEQLETLQKLRRRKINERWLPGAKQDLWPTEEDRLEESLEDLGVADDFLEPEEYVEEPAGVMPEEAADLDAEAMPESLRYEELVRRNVELFIATSQKFIQETELSQRIRDWEDTIQPLLQEQEQHVPFDIHIYGDQLASRFPQLNEWCPFSELVAGQPAFEVCRSMLASLQLANDYTVEITQQPGLEAAVDTMSLRLLTHQRAHTRFQTYAAPSMAQP; this comes from the exons ATGGAGGATGTGGAG CTGGACCAGATCTGCATTTCTTTTGATGAAGGCAAAACCACAATGAACTTCATTGAGGCAGCACTGTTGATCCAGGGCTCAGCCTGTGTCTACAGTAAGAAG GTGGAGTACCTCTACTCGCTGGTCTACCAGGCTCTCGATTTTATTTCTGGCAAGAG GCGGGCCAAACAGCTCTCCTTAGTTCAGGAAGATGGGAGCAAGAAGACTGTCAACTCAGAGACTCCCTGTGAAACAGAGAATGAG TTCCTGTCACTGGACGACTTCCCTGACTCCCGGGCTAATGTGGATCTGAAAAATGATCAGGCATCCAGT GAGCTGCTTATCATACCCCTACTGCCCATGGCCCTGGTGGCCCCTGATGAAGTGGAAAAGAACAGCAGCCCCTTGTATAG CTGTCAGGGTGACATCTTGGCCAGCCGGAAGGATTTCAGGATGAACACGTGTATGCCTAACCCCAGAGGCTGCTTTATGTTAGATCCAGTGGGAATGTGTCCTGTGGAGCCTGTGGTGCCCGTGGAGCCATACCCCATGTCAAGGAGCCAGAAAG ATCCTGAGGACGCTGAGGAGCAGCCCATGGAAGTGTCTAGGAACGGGAGTCCTGTTCCTGTACCCGACATCTCCCAAGAGCCAG ATGGTCCAGCGCTCAGCGGTGGAGAGGAGGATGCAGAGGATGGAGCAGAGCCCCTGGAGGTTGCTCTAGAGCCTGCAGAGCCAAGGACCTCACAGCAG AGTGCCATCTTGCCAAGGAGATACATGCTGCGGGAACGACAAGGGGCACCGGAGCCTGCCTCCCGGCTACAG GAGACCCCAGACCCCTGGCAGAGCCTGGACCCTTTTGACTCCTTGGAATCTAAGGTCTTCCAGAAAG ggAAACCCTATTCTGTGCCACCCGGTGTGGAGGAGGCTCCAGGACAGAAGCGCAAGAGGAAGGGTGCCACCAAGTTGCAGGACTTCCACAAGTGGTACCTGGATGCCT ATGCTGAACACCCTGACGGCAGGAGGGCTCGGCGGAAGGGCCCAACCTTTGCAG ACATGGAAGTCCTGTACTGGAAACATGTGAAAGAACAGCTCGAGACCCTTCAGAAGCTGCGGAGACGTAAG ATCAACGAGAGATGGCTACCTGGGGCCAAGCAGGATCTGTGGCCTACAGAGGAGGATCGCTTGGAAGAGTCCCTCGAGGACCTCGGGGTAGCAG ATGACTTTCTAGAGCCCGAGGAGTACGTGGAGGAGCCTGCGGGGGTGATGCCCGAGGAAGCTGCTGACCTCG atgcagaggccatgccaGAGTCCCTGAGATACGAGGAGCTGGTCCGGAGAAATGTG GAACTCTTCATTGCCACCTCCCAGAAGTTtatccaggagacagagctgagccaACGCATCAGGGACTGGGAAGATACCATCCAGCCCCTGCTCCAGGAGCAG gagcagcatgTGCCCTTTGATATCCATATCTACGGGGACCAGTTGGCTTCACGGTTCCCCCAGCTCAATGAATGGTGTCCCTTTTCAGAGCTTGTAGCAGGGCAGCCTGCTTTTGAGGTGTGCCGCTCCATGCTGGCCTCCTTGCAACTG GCTAATGACTACACAGTGGAGATCACTCAGCAGCCAGGACTGGAGGCAGCTGTGGACACAATGTCTCTGAGACTGCTCACACACCAGCGAGCCCACACCCGCTTCCAGACCTATGCTGCACCATCCATGGCCCAGCCTTGA